In Cydia amplana chromosome 13, ilCydAmpl1.1, whole genome shotgun sequence, a single genomic region encodes these proteins:
- the LOC134653647 gene encoding uncharacterized protein LOC134653647, which produces MDDYIDSLPDEATAIEMVRNVSDIHRAGSFEIRNWTSNSVAVLNSVPKETLGTAAVRFKVGQQHESERTLGLIWYPADDILGFDLSLKRIPSDVLKGENRPTKRLMLRVIMSIFDVLGFLAPFTIQGRIMLQEAWRLQVDWDDYIPDQIYHKWRKWVDLLKVIKDIRIPRWHCTAARNAVRDSQSATARASEMQDCVDVDAAAPAPTFPPAAPATHAPTQGATKGYEGVAASTCATTASSSRYSYYNNLQMHFFSDASTQAMSAVGYWRWEDNGTTYVAFIASKSRVMPVKQLTIPKAELQAALLSARLANAIGKEHKLTPTRRYFWCDSSTAIHWIRNKNRTYKAFEANRLGEIDDLTRVNEWRYISTKLNVADLATRDSFDLALQNEWFKGPSFLYADESQWPKDIIPTGNEEETEECVAVVQVRDEPACIPVPDPQRFSSWLRLTRATATVLKFIARCKGQAAEIDCAMMQRAEILLLKHAQNESFGEDLARIKAHGALHRASKLLKLSPVLDENELLRVGGRIDAASDVPLDVKRPVILDGRHQVARLIVLHYHVKAAHGSQEMVVNEIKQRYWVIKLRPTVKLVTSRCMLCKIMKSKPQVPRMGDLPEARIEHHQRPFFHCGLDLFGPMEVAVGRRRVKRYGVLFTCLTVRAIHIELVASLTTDSLIMALRRMAARRGWPRHLYSDNGTNLRGADTELRRSMEALDMDVLKAEGVNNNMDWTFIPPASPHWGGAWERLIRSVKTALKVVLKERAPRDEVLTTLMAEVENMVNSRPLVHVSVDPADGESLTPNHFLLGSSSRLPIVGEFDDSDLNLRKLWRKAQRLADMFWQRWLREILPTLVPRTKWLEERKPLKVGDLVLVVDPNSPRNMWPKGLITQVMPGGDGRIRVVEVRTATGTYRRSAARIAPIPVSLEC; this is translated from the coding sequence ATGGACGACTACATCGACAGCCTGCCCGACGAGGCGACAGCGATCGAAATGGTAAGAAACGTCAGTGATATCCACAGGGCGGGCAGCTTTGAAATAAGAAACTGGACGAGCAACAGCGTCGCAGTTTTAAACAGCGTGCCAAAGGAGACCTTAGGTACTGCTGCTGTAAGGTTCAAAGTCGGCCAGCAACATGAAAGCGAGCGTACCTTGGGTCTCATTTGGTACCCGGCTGATGACATACTGGGCTTCGATTTGTCATTAAAACGTATACCGAGCGACGTACTTAAAGGTGAGAATAGGCCTACAAAACGTTTAATGCTAAGAGTAATTATGTCAATTTTTGATGTACTAGGTTTCTTAGCACCCTTCACGATTCAAGGCCGAATCATGCTTCAAGAGGCTTGGCGCTTACAGGTGGATTGGGATGATTACATTCCAGATCAGATTTATCACAAGTGGCGAAAGTGGGTTGACCTCCTAAAGGTAATTAAAGATATTCGTATACCTAGGTGGCACTGCACGGCCGCGCGCAATGCGGTAAGGGACAGCCAATCGGCGACAGCGCGTGCGAGCGAAATGCAAGACTGTGTGGATGTCGACGCAGCGGCACCGGCACCTACCTTTCCCCCCGCGGCCCCCGCGACCCACGCGCCTACGCAAGGTGCTACGAAAGGCTACGAGGGCGTAGCGGCATCTACATGTGCTACGACCGCATCGAGTAGTAGgtattcatattataataatttacaaatgcatttttttagcGATGCATCTACTCAGGCGATGTCAGCTGTGGGCTATTGGCGCTGGGAGGATAACGGTACTACTTATGTTGCATTTATTGCAAGTAAAAGCAGAGTTATGCCGGTAAAACAGCTGACTATACCGAAGGCTGAGCTGCAAGCTGCATTGTTGTCGGCAAGACTAGCCAATGCAATTGGAAAGGAGCATAAACTAACGCCTACGAGGCGTTACTTCTGGTGTGACTCCTCAACTGCGATACATTGGATTCGCAACAAAAACCGTACGTATAAGGCCTTTGAAGCAAATCGTTTGGGGGAGATTGACGACCTTACCCGCGTGAACGAGTGGCGGTACATTTCTACGAAACTAAATGTTGCCGATTTAGCTACGCGGGACTCGTTTGATCTAGCCCTACAGAATGAGTGGTTCAAAGGTCCTTCTTTTTTATACGCTGACGAAAGTCAATGGCCTAAAGATATTATACCGACTGGTAACGAGGAGGAGACAGAGGAATGCGTAGCGGTCGTCCAAGTGCGCGACGAACCTGCATGCATACCAGTTCCGGACCCGCAGCGCTTCTCTTCATGGCTTCGTCTCACCCGCGCCACGGCCACGGTGCTAAAGTTCATCGCTAGGTGCAAAGGTCAAGCGGCCGAGATCGACTGCGCAATGATGCAGCGTGCAGAGATATTGCTACTAAAACACGCGCAAAACGAGTCTTTCGGGGAAGACTTAGCCAGAATTAAGGCGCACGGGGCTTTACATCGCGCAAgtaagttattaaaattatcacCCGTTTTAGACGAAAATGAATTACTTCGCGTGGGCGGGCGCATTGACGCCGCATCAGATGTGCCTCTGGACGTCAAGAGACCTGTAATCCTGGACGGCCGTCATCAGGTAGCTCGATTAATCGTTCTGCATTACCATGTGAAAGCGGCCCATGGAAGTCAGGAGATGGTGGTAAACGAAATTAAACAAAGGTATTGGGTAATTAAACTTAGACCTACTGTTAAACTCGTGACGTCAAGGTGCATGTTGTGCAAGATAATGAAGAGCAAACCTCAGGTACCTCGCATGGGAGATTTGCCAGAGGCCAGAATAGAACACCATCAGCGGCCCTTTTTTCACTGTGGGTTAGACCTTTTTGGGCCAATGGAGGTCGCGGTCGGTCGCCGCAGAGTAAAGAGATATGGTGTTCTATTCACATGCCTCACAGTGCGGGCAATTCATATCGAGCTTGTTGCCTCCCTTACAACTGACTCGCTCATTATGGCGTTGCGACgaatggcggcgcggcgcggctggCCGCGCCATCTGTACTCGGACAACGGTACTAACCTGAGGGGCGCCGACACAGAGTTGCGCCGGTCCATGGAGGCGCTAGATATGGACGTGCTAAAAGCTGAGGGGGTAAATAACAACATGGACTGGACTTTTATTCCCCCCGCCAGCCCTCATTGGGGTGGGGCGTGGGAACGTTTAATACGTTCAGTAAAGACGGCTCTCAAGGTCGTTTTAAAAGAACGAGCACCAAGGGACGAAGTTTTGACCACATTAATGGCAGAAGTTGAGAACATGGTCAACAGTCGTCCATTGGTGCACGTGTCTGTCGATCCTGCTGACGGTGAGTCTCTTACTCCTAATCATTTCCTTTTAGGGTCATCATCGCGACTCCCTATTGTAGGAGAGTTCGATGATTCTGATCTCAACTTGAGGAAACTATGGCGGAAGGCGCAGAGGCTCGCTGACATGTTTTGGCAGAGGTGGCTAAGAGAAATCTTACCCACCCTTGTGCCTAGGACAAAATGGCTGGAGGAGCGGAAGCCGTTAAAGGTAGGAGATCTCGTTCTGGTCGTGGATCCCAACTCTCCCCGTAATATGTGGCCGAAGGGGTTGATCACCCAGGTGATGCCTGGCGGAGACGGCCGCATCCGTGTAGTGGAGGTGAGGACGGCTACCGGGACTTACCGGCGATCCGCGGCACGCATCGCCCCGATTCCCGTAAGTTTAGAGTGCTGA